GCCGCTTCCAAACCGTCGCGGCATGCGCCATAATTTTGCAACGATACCGCCGCATCGTGTGCGCGAACTGGGTTGCGGGCAAGGCAATGGAATTCACGACAGGTTTGGGCTGGACCAGGCTGCCGCTGGCGGTTGCATTCATTTTCGGCTCGGTGCTGACGGCGTCGGCGCAGATCATTCCGCCCTTCGCCCCCGCCGCCACCGTGCCTGACGAGGAGGCCGAGGCCGCTGATACCGCCGATGTCAACGATCCCGACGTGCTCAAAGGCATCGACGTCGACAAGCTCGACTGGGGCCAGCTCGCCATCGACGCCGGCACGCTCAACGACATCATCGCCGCCAAGAAGCGCGCGCAGGCCGCCGCCAATAACGGCTTGAACTGGTCGGCCAACGCCAACGCCAACGGCTCCTCGGCCGTGACCGTGAAGCAGTCGGTGTCGTCGTTCTGGGATACCCGCATCGGCGCCGACATGACGGTCGCGAAAGAGCCGACCACGATGTCGGAGCTGATGGCGCAGAAGGCCGCCAATGGCGGCAACCTGCCGCAATCCTCCGGCAGCGCCTGGGCCGCCGCGACCGCACCGGGCGCAGGCCCCGTCTGGGACAAAACCGCGGTCGAAGCCCGCATCGATCCCGGCGCCGAGCAGAGCAAGCTCGGAGCGTCGCTGACCAAATCGGTGCCGCTGTCGAGCGATTATTCGCTGACGCTTCGGAACGGCTACAGCGTCAACCAGCAGGGCACGACGGCGCTGCCCGGCGTCGGCGGGCACATCACCCGCAATTACGAGACCGACCAATCCGCCAAAGTGACGATCACCGACACGGGCACCAGCATCACCGCCGGCCAGACCATGTCGACCACCGACGACAAATGGCTGCGCAAATTCGGCGCCGAGCAGAAGCTGTTCGACAACGTTACCGTCTCCGGCTCGGTCGGCGAGACCTCGCAGGGCGCGATCAACAAGAGCCTGACCGCGGGCTTCAAGAAGAGCTGGTGAGCCTTATTTAGAGTCTCGTAACCATACGCCACGGCAAAACCCCCGAATCGTCCGCCCTTGCCGCATCTCGGCCCCTTTGCGGTCAAAATCGGACGCCCTGATGCATCGGCCTGACACACATCGTCGTGCGGGGGACACTCGCGCTGCGCTCAACGCGAACAGGGGAATAACGATGAACGCCATGCGTCCGGAAAAGACCGAGACCACCGAGACCGAGACGGTCGACACCAACCTCGCCGCCGTGACGGAAGTCGAAGCGGGCATCCGCGATTTCGTTCGCAACGACATCGCCTATCTGCGCCGGCCGGCCGCGGGCACCACGACCGATGCGCCGCCGCTCGATCCGAGCGCGGAAGCCACCGTCACCAACGTCAACTCGCTGATCCAGCGCGTCGCCGGCACCTCGCTCGCCGAGATCGAAAATTTGATCTCCGAGCTCGAGAGCCTGCGCGACCTGCTCCATGCCGAAGGCCAGCGCGTCCAGCGCGAGATCTCCGGCTACGCCCAGCTCAGCCAGGCCGCGATGAAGTCGACCCGCATGATCGCCGACAACGTCGCCCAGTGGAAGCGCGCCGCCGACGGCCTGCGCAATAGCTGATCGCGCGTACCTACCAAGCATCACCAGCCGCCGCGGTCCGGAAGGGGCGCGGCGGTTTTGATTCATGGGGGCGTGATGAGCGCACACATGCGCCGCTCGAAAGCTGTGATCCAGTACTCCGAGGCAGTGCGAGGATACGGAGAGGCCGCGGCGTACTGGATGCCCCGCCTTCGCGGAGCATGACAGCGGGGCCTTGAACCCTCCGCCCATCCCCTGCGACCAATGCCAAGCGCCCGTGCCGCCTACGGCCGCGCTCGGGGACATTTCAGATGGAAAGCATTCGGCCCGATAACACGGACCCGATACCGCTGCGGCCCGCGCCGAGCCAGTTCGGGACCATCATGCTGCGCTTTGTCGGGCTGCTGGCGGTTGCGATCGCGATTTTGGCGTTCGTCTATAGCCGCTGAGATGAGGCCGGATACCGGCCTCCAAACGTAAACGAGACCTTAACGGCTCGCGTCGACCGTCGAGGCTTCCAGGGTGTAGGCGCCGTCGGCGTAGCCCTTCACCACCATGCCGGCCACCAGCATCACGGCCAGCGTCGCGGTAGCGAAGATAAATCCGACCAGCTTGAGTGCGCCGCGGTCTGCCATTGTTCTCGTCCCCTGTCCTCTGCCCAGTTCGTTCAAATAGACAGCGACAGGTTCATAATTGGTTAGCAACTCGATGGTTCCGGCAGCTGCTTCGCAGAGACCAGCCATCTCGCGGAGGCTTATGGCAGCAGCCCTGAATCGCGTCCATAGCGCGCGGGCAACACTGGCTGACTAGTTTTTCGCGCTCATTTCGGCCGTTCATCCTGGAACTGGTCTAACCGCCCTTCCGCGCCGGCACGAAGGCGGTGGCGGTGATGGAATAGACCTCCTCGCCGCGCTGGTTGGTGCCGGTGGTGCGGGCGGTCAAAATGCCCCAGCCGGGGCGCGAGGCGGAGGTGCGCTTGTCGATGACGACGCTGACGTAAGCGACGGTGTCGCCGGCGAGCACCGGCCTGATCCAGCGCAGGTCGCGAAAGCCCGGTGACGGGCCCCACACCGCGACCTCCTCGCCGCAGGCCGCCGCTTCCCGCGCCAGACGCTGGCCGTCGGCGACAACAAGACTCATGCAGGCCGAGCCGACATGCCAGCCCGATGCGGCGAGACCGCCGAACAGCGAGTTCTTGCCCTCTTCCTCATCGAGGTGAAAGCGCTGCGGATCGAACTTTGCAGCAAAGGCCTTGATGGAGTCCGCCGTGAACGTATGGGTGCCGAGCTCGCGGCGGTGACCGATCTCGATCTGCTCGAAGAACCGCATCAGACCGCTCCCGCGCGCCGCTCGATCAGGATCGGCGAGGTCATCTCGCACAGCGCTTCGCCGCTGGCGTTGCGCATCGTGCATTTGAACTTGACGATGCCGAGGTTTGGCCTGCTCTTCGAGGGCCGCGCCTCAAGCACGTCGACATCGAGCGTCAGGTCGTCACCCGGCCTGAGCGGCGAGAGCCAACGCACCTCGTCGACGCCGGGAGATCCCAGCGACGCGGCCCGGGTGATAAAACCATCGGCCATCATCCGCATCATCAGCGAGCAGAGGTGCCAGCCCGAGCCCGACAGGCCGCGCAGCATGCTCTTGGCCGCGGCCTCCTCGTCGAGGTGCATCGGTTGCGGATCGAATTCGGCGGCAAAGGCCAAAATCTCGTCGCGGGTGACATGGCGCGGGCCGAACGTTCCATACCGGCCGGTCGGGAAATCTTCGAAGGTCAGGGTCATCTTGGCAATGCTTTGCGGGAAGGTCAGATTGTGGCCGCACTTTGCGGCAATCTCAACCCGCCGGTCCGCATGGCTCGTGCTACATTCGGCGAGTCGGGCCAGACCAGCCTCATTGTCGGATTGACGCGGGCCGCAGCGCAATTTGCCCGGGGGAGAGAGATGTTTTCATTCAGCGATCTGTTTCAATGGGACCGCTTCATCACGCCGACGATCATCAAGACCTTCTACTGGCTGGTGATCGGCGTGATCTGCCTGTTCGGGCTCTCCGGAATCTTCGCCGGTCTCACCGCGATGGCGATCAGCCCGTTCGCCGGCTTCCTGGTCGTGCTGGAATCGATCGCGGGCGTCGTCGTCGGAATCGTGTTCTCGCGCATCGCCGCGGAATTGATCCTGATCGTGTTCCGCATCAACGAGCATCTCGGCGCGATCCGGGATCAGGGCGGCGGAGTGCGGTGAGGCGGCGCGGGCCGCCTCTTACGTATTAAACCGGAAATGCATCACGTCGCCGTCGGCGACGACGTATTCCTTGCCTTCGAGGCGCAGCTTGCCGGCATCGCGGGCGCCGGCTTCACCGTTGAGCGCGACATAGTCCTCATACGCTATCGTCTCGGCGCGGATGAAACCCTTCTCGAAATCGGTGTGGATCACACCGGCGGCGCCTGGCGCCTTGGTGCCGCGATAGATGGTCCAGGCGCGCGCTTCCTTCGGCCCCACCGTGAAATAGGTGATCAGGTCGAGCAACGTATAGCCGGCGCGGATCAGGCGATCGAGGCCGGCCTCTTCCAGACCCAGCGTCTCCAAGAAGTCGGCGCGCTCCTCGCGCGAGATGGTCGCGATCTCGGATTCGATCTTGGCAGAGATGACGACGGCAACCGCGCCTTCCTTGGCGGCCTGGTCCTGCACCGCCTTCGAGAACGAATTGCCTGTGGCCGCCGAGCCTTCCTCGACGTTGCAGACATAGAGCACGGGCTTGGACGACAGCAGGCCGAGCATGCCGAAGGCGCGCTCCTCCTCGGCCTTGCGCTCGACCAGGCGCGCGGGCTTGCCTTCGCGCAGCAGCACCAGCGTGCGGTTGACGAGGTCGAGCTGCTCCTTGGCGTCCTTGTCGTTGCCCTTGGCCTTTTTGGTCAGGTTGTCGACGCGCTTCTCGAGGCTATCGAGGTCGGCGAGCATCAGCTCGGTCTCGATGGTCTCGATGTCGGCGAGCGGGGCGATCTTGCCCTCGACATGGGTGACGTCGGAATCCTCGAAACAGCGCACGACGTGCGCGATGGCGTCGACCTCGCGGATGTTGGCCAGGAACTGGTTGCCGAGGCCTTCGCCCTTGGAGGCGCCGCGCACGAGGCCCGCGATGTCTACAAAGGTCAGCCGGGTCGGAATGATCTGGCCCGATTTGGCGATCGCCGCAAGCTTGTCGAGCCGCGGATCGGGCACGGCGACCTCGCCGACATTCGGCTCGATGGTGCAGAACGGATAGTTCGCCGCCTGCGCCGCGGCCGTCTCGGTCAGCGCATTGAACAAGGTCGATTTGCCGACATTGGGCAATCCGACGATTCCGCATTTGAATCCCACGAGCGTTATTCCTTGCCGTTCTCGTCCTTGGTCAAAAATCCCTTCGCCTGCATCGCGAGATGCACCCTGTTGGCGAAGGTCGCGTCCGTGCCCTTGACGATCAGTGCGGCATGCTCGGCCACCGCGTCGCAGAGCGTCGTCACCCAGTCGTTGTCGGCCTTGGCGAAGTCCGACAGCACATGGCCGTGCACCATCTGCTTGACGCCGGGATGACCGATGCCGAGCCGCACCCGGCGATATTCGTTGCCGATATGCGCGGAGATCGAACGCAGGCCGTTATGCCCGGCAATGCCGCCGCCGATCTTCACCCGCACCTTGCCCGGCGGCAGTTCGAGCTCGTCGTGAAACACCGTGGTGTCGCCCGGCGCGATCTTGAAGAAGCCTGCGGCTTCCTGAACGCTGCGGCCGGAGTCGTTCATGTAAGTCGTGGGCTTGAGCAGGATCACGCGCTCAGTGCCGAGCGTGCCTTCCGAGGTCTCGCCCTGAAAACGACGGCGCCATGGTGCGAAACCATGACGCCGCGCAATCTCGTCGACGGCCATGAAGCCGATATTGTGCCGGTTACGTGCGTATTTCGCGCCGGGATTGCCGAGCCCAACAAAGAGTCGCATGACGCGGCGCGCCCTTCGCTCGGCGCGCGATCAGAGACCGCGCGCCAGCCTTGAGAGATTACTTCTTCTTGTCGCCGCCGGCGGGAGCCTTGGCAGCAGCCGCCGGAGCACCCGCAGCCGGAGCCGCAGCACCTGCCGCCGGAGCAGCAGCACCCGCAGCCGGAGCCGCGCCACCAGCAGCGGCCGCAGCCGCGGCCTTCTGCTCTTCGGCGTAGCCGGACGGCGGCACGATGGTGACGAGGGTTGCGTCCTCGCGGGTCAGCGCCTTCACGCCGGCCGGCAGCTTGATGTCGGACAGATGCAGCGAGTGACCGATTTCGAGCGCGCCGACATCGGCCTCGATGTACTGCGGTATGCTCTCGACGCCGCATTCGAGCTCGATCGCATGGGCGACGATGTTGACGGCGCCGCCGCGCTTTACGCCGGGCGAACCTTCCGCCTTCACCACGTGCAGGGGCACGCTGATGCGGATGGTGGCGCCTTCGCCGAGCCGCATGAAGTCGACATGGATCGGGAAGTCCTTGACCGGATCGAGGTGGTAGTCGCGCGGAATCACGCGGTGCTTCTTGCCGTCGAGGTCGATGTCGACCAGCGTGGTCAGGAACCGGCCGGCGAGGATGCGCTGACGCAGTTCGCGATCATCGACCGAGATCGGGAGCGGGGGCTGCTTGTTACCATAGATCACTCCGGGCACTTTCCCGGCACGACGCTCAGCCCGGGCGGCCCCCTTGCCGCTCTTCGGACGTGCGGTCGCCTTCAATTCCTTGACGGTCGTCGCCATAGTCTAAGTCCTTGTTTTTGCAAAAGTTAATGGGCCGCAGCGCGGCCCATGGCATCGTTCGCAGCAAGCCTCCAGGGGTGCGGGGGCCACGAACTGGCGGGCTTTTACCCGGAAGATGCAGAAATGACAAGGAGAATGGGCTGCTCTTACCCTCTCCTGGAGGGAGGGCTTTGCGCAAAGGTCTGAGCTGGCCTTTGGGGGCCGTAGCGGGCTTTTTTTGACGTGAGCCTGCTGCGGTGAGCGGCATCTTGCTCATTTCAAGCGCAGGCGGACTCCTGGCGTAGTGTGGCCAAAGCGCCTGCCGCGCGACGCAGACTATAGGCGCAGCAGGCCAGCACGATGTGCACCTGGTTGCGCTCGAAGTTGAAGAAGCGCAATCGCCGTAGGCCGTAGTGCTCCTTGAACACCGCATACGGACGCTCAACGGCTGCGCGCACCTTGGCGATCAGCTTGTTGCGCAGCTTCTGCCGCGGCCGCAGTTTATGATGCTTGTTGGGCCGATGCATCAGGCGGTCCTTGATGCCAGCTTCTTTAAGGCGCGCGTGCCGGGCATGCGTGTAGTAGGCCTGATCGCCGTAGACCGCTTGCTCATCGCCACAGAACAGACAATCCGCCGGCTCGGTATCAGTGATCGAGGCATCCGTCACATGGATGCGGCGAATGATGGTGTGGCCTGCATCCACACCCGTGTGGATCTTGTAGCCGAACACACTCTTTTTGCCTTTGCGGCCCCAGCGAGCGTCGCGATCTGCAGATGGTTTGGACGGCGTATCCTCCGCATCCTTGCGCGGCTTGCGTGGCGGATTGGCCCGCGCCGGGATCAACGAGGCGTCGACCAGGGTACCTTGCTTGAGGATCAGCTTCTTGGCTTCGAACTGCCGGTTGATCTCAGCGAAAATCTTCTCGATCAGCCCGTCCTTGGCAAGTTCCTGCCGAAACCGCCACAACGTGCAGTGGTCCGGGGTCTGATCGTGCAGGCTCAAACCGACAAAGCGACGGAACGACAACCGATCCGCAACCGCAGCTTCCAAGGCGGGATCAGACAGATTGTGCCATATCCCGGCGAGCAAGCAGCGCAGCAAGACTTTCGCTGGATAACTGCTGTTGCCGGCGCCATCGCTGCCCCGCTTGCCCAGCAACGACTCCAGCGGCGCCCAATCCACAACCGCTTCGACCTCATCCAGAATACTGCTTCGCGGCGTCTGGACCAGACCATCCGCCAAGCTCATCTGACCGATATTGCGCTCAACCATGGCTCTCCTCGCCAGAATCAGCCATGCTTAGAGAATCACGCCATCCCAATTGCGCAAAGCCCTCGGAGGGGGAGGGTCGATCGCGCGACGCGCGAGCGGGGTGGGGTGACAGTCTCTCCATTGAGGCGGTGCCCGAGTGGATAGATCATCACCCCACCCCGGCGCTACGCGCCGACCTCCCCTCCAGGACCCCTCCAGGGGAGGGTAAGAAAGAGCTGCCTTACCCGCCGAGCTTGGCCTCCAGCGCCGCGATGCGCGCTTTCAGCGCCTCGTTCTCCTCACGCGCCAGACGGGCCATGTCCTTGACCGCCTCGAACTCCTCGCGCTTGACCAGGTCCATGTCGCGCAGGAACTTCTCCGCCTGCGTCCGGATCACCGTGTCGAACTCGCGCTTGACGCCCTGGGCCGCACCGGCGGCATCGTTCATCATGCGGCCGATCTCGTCGAAAAACCGGTTGGTGGTCTGGGTCATGTCGGTCTCCTGGCGGCCTGCGATAAACTTTGCGCGAACAGCGGATAAGACAATGGCAATCCGCGGAGGCGGGTTCAAGGGCCGCGCGGCGGTATCCTTGTCATGCCCCGGTTTCCTTGCAATCGTATTCAACGTCCCTGCATAACAAGAATCACAAGGCGGAACGCAAGACATGATCGAGCAGCAGATCGCAATTCCCACCAAGGACGGGCACACCGCGACCTTCATCGTTCATCCCGAGCGCGGCGGCCCCTTCCCGGTCATCCTGTTCTACATGGACGCGCCGGCGATCCGCGAAGAGCTGCGCGACATGGCGCGCCGGCTCGCGACATCGGGCTATTACGTGATGCTGCCGAACCTCTATTACCGCTCCGGCGTGATGGAGCTCGGCGCGCTGCCAGCCGATCCGAACGCGCCGGAGCGCAAGCGCATGTTCGCGCTGATGGGCTCGCTCACGATTCCCCTGATCATGGAGGACACGCGCGCGCTGCTCACCTATGCCGAGGGCCAGACGGCCGCGAACACCAAAATCATCGGCACGGTCGGCTATTGCATGAGCGGCCGCTACGCTATCAATGCCGCCACGCATTTCCCGGACCGCGTCAAGGCCGCCGCCTCGATCTACGGTGTGCAGCTCGCGACGGAGCAGGACGACAGCCCGCATCTTGCCGCGAGCAAAAGCGAGGCCGAACTCTATTTCGCCTGCGCCGAGACCGATGTCTATGCACCGACCGAGATCATCGAGAAGGTCAAGCAGGGCATGAGCGGCGCGAAAGCCGAGGTCGAGATCTACCCCGGCACCCATCACGGCTTCGCCTTTCCCAAGCGCCCGGTCTATGACCGCGACGCCGCTGAGCGGCATTGGGAGCGCCTGCTGGCGCTCTATCGCCGCAATCTCGTCCAGCAATAGCAGGCGCGATGCCCTTTCTGCTCATCGACTTCCCGTCCTTCAACCCGATCGCGGTCGCGATCGGGCCGTTCGCGATCCGCTGGTACGCGCTGGCCTATATCGGCGGCATCATCATCGGCTGGCTCTATGCGCGCTCGCTGCTGAAGAACGAGCGGCTGTGGGGCGGCCCCGCGCCGATGTCGCTGGTGCAGATCGACGATTTCATTCTCTGGGTCACGCTCGGGATCATCCTGGGTGGCCGCACCGGCTACGTGCTGTTCTACAATCTGCCCTTCTTCATCGATCATCCCGCCGCCATCTTCCGCCTCTGGGAGGGCGGCATGTCGTTCCATGGCGGCTTCCTCGGCTGCGTCGTCGCGGTGATGTGGTTTGCCCATCGCAACGGCATTTCGATCCTGTCGCTCGGCGACATCACCACCGCGGTCGCCCCGATCGGGCTGCTGCTCGGACGCATCGCCAATTTCATCAACGGCGAATTGTGGGGCCGCGTCACCGATGCGAGCCTGCCCTGGGCCATGATCTTCCCCAACGATCCCTCGCATTTGCCGCGCCATCCGAGCCAGCTCTATGAAGCCGGTATGGAAGGCATTCTGCTGTTCACGGCGCTCGCCGTGATGATCCGCCTTGGCGCGCTGAAGCGGCCCGGCATGATCCTCGGCGCCTTCATCCTGATCTATGGCCTGACCCGCATCGCCGGCGAGCACTTCCGCGAACCGGACGTCCAGCTGGGCTTCCTCTGGGGCGGATTAACCATGGGCATGCTGCTGTCGATCCCGATGCTTATCGTCGGCGGTATACTTATTGTATGGGCTGTCAGGCGCGGGGCGCCGAAGGCGCTCGATGCCATTCGTTAATCCATTTCGAGAAGACAGGTCGTGACCGAACAGCCGCTGCTCAACGAGATCAAGGCGCTGATCAAATCCTCAGGCCCCATGCCGGTCTGGCGATACATGGAATCGTGCCTGATGCATCCGCGCTACGGCTATTACGTCTCGCGCGATCCATTGGGACGAGAAGGCGACTTCACCACCGCGCCCGAAGTCAGCCAGATGTTCGGCGAACTGCTGGGATTGTGGACCGCCTCTGTCTGGAAGCAGATGGGCTCGCCGCAATTGCTGCGGTTGATCGAGATCGGCCCCGGCCGCGGCACCATGATGGCGGACGCGCTGCGCGCGCTTCGCGTGCTGCCGCCGCTCTACCAGGGGCTCAGCATTCATCTGGTCGAGGTCAACCCGGTCCTGCGCGAGCGGCAGAGCGCGACATTGTCGGGCGTGCGCAACAACATCGCCTGGCACGACAGCATCGACGACGTGCCTGAGGGACCGGGCATCATCCTCGCCAACGAATATTTCGACGTGCTGCCGATCCACCAGATGGTGAAGCGCGAGAACGGCTGGCACGAGCGTGTGGTCGAGATCGACCCCAACGGCAAGCTTCAGTTCGGCGCGGCCGCCGAGCCGACGCCACGCTTCGACGTGCTGCTGCCGCCGCTGGTGCGCGCGGCGCCGGTCGGTGCAGTGTTCGAATGGCGACCCGATACCGAGATCATGAAGCTCGCCACGCGCGTGCGCGACCAGGACGGCGCGGCGCTGATCATCGATTACGGCCATATGCGCAGCGATGCCGGCGACACCTTTCAGGCCATCGCACGTCATAGCTTCACTGATCCCCTGAAGGCGCCGGGCCAGGCCGACGTCACCGCCCATGTCGACTTCCAGGCCCTCGCGCGCGCGGCAGAGGACGTCGGTGCGCGCGTGCACGGACCGGTGACGCAAGGCGACTTCCTCAAGCGCGTCGGCATCGAAACCCGTGCGGCCGCGCTGATGCAGAAGGCGACGCCGGAGGTGGCGACCGACATTTCCGTGGCGCTGAAGCGGCTGACCGACACCGGGCGCAGCGGCATGGGCGCGATGTTCAAGGTGCTCGCCATCTCCGAGCCGCGGCTGACGGGCCTTGCGGGCCTCAGCGATCTCGGACAGGCCGGAGGCCATTGATGACCCTCACTTCGTCGCTGCTGTCGGCGGTGCCCGGCCTGCGCCATTCCTTCTTCACGCGTGAGGGCGGTGTTTCCAGCGGCATCTATGCCGCGCTGAACGGCGGGCTCGGCTCCAACGACGACCAGGCCCTTGTTGCAGAGAACCGCCGCCGCATGGCCGAGCATGTCGGCGTCGCAGCCGATCGCTTCCTCAGCCTGCATCAGATCCATTCGCCCGACGTCCGCGTCGCCGATGCGCCCTGGCCGAGCGGCCCGCGCCCGAAGGGGGATGCGCTGGTGACGAAGACGCCGGGCATGGCGCTCGGCGTCTCCACCGCCGATTGCGGCCCCGTGCTGTTCGTCGATCCCCATGCGCGCGTCATCGGCGGCGCCCATGCCGGCTGGAAGGGCGCGCTGACGGGCGTGCTGGAATCCACGATTCTGGCGATGGAAAAACTCGGCGCCACCCGCAGCGGCATCATCGCCGCGATCGGCCCGCTGATCCGGCAGGACAGCTACGAGGTCGGCAACGAGTTCGTCGCGCGCTTCATCGAGGCGGATGCGGACAACGCCGTGTTCTTCATCCCATCCGTGCGCGAGGGCCACGCCATGTTCGACCTCGCCGGCTTCATCCGCAAGCGGCTGGAAGCCGCCGGCATTTTGATGATCGACGATCTCGGCCTCGATACCTACGCCGACGAACGCTTCTTCAGCTATCGCCGCTCAGTTCATCGCAAGGAGCCGGATTACGGCCGCCACATTCACGCGATCGCGCTGGAGGGGTGAACACAGCAACCGTCATTCCGGGGCTCGCGCCAAGTGGCGCGCCCCGGAATGACAGTGTGTTTTGTGCCGCCCCGCCCTAGACCTTAATCGATTTTAACGATATCGCTGCCCTCAATGAGGGAAGCGTCATCCATCTTGCGCCGTGCGGGCTCGCGCGGGCTGGCGGTCATGCTGCTGGCAGCAGCAACCGTGCTGGCCGGCTGCGCCGGCGGCAACGCGCCCGCCAATTCCTACGCGATGGCGCCGAGCGCCGGCTCCGGGACGGTAACCTTCGAGTCCATCGACGGCCCGCCGCCGCAGGTGTTCGACCGCATGGTCGGCGTGCTCGACACCGAATCCAAGCTTCGCAGCCTCTCGGTCGTCTCGCGCGAGGGGACGGCTGCCTACCGCGTGCGCAGCTACCTCTCCGCCCAGGTGGTCCGCGGCAAGACCGTGATCGCCTGGGTCTGGGACGTCTACGACGCCAACCAGCAGCGGGCGCTGCGCCTCTCCGGCGAGGAACCGACGACCGCCAAGGCCGGCCGCGACGCGACCCGCGACCCCTGGCAAGCCGCCGACGACCTCGTGCTGCGGAAGATCGCCCAGGCCGGATTCAGTGGACTTTCCAATATGATCAACGGAACGCCGGACGCGCCGGGTTCGGTTCCGGGCCTGCGCGGACCCGCCGTGGCAAGTGTGACGCTGGAGGCTCCGGCGCCGGAGATGCCGGCCTCGGCGCTCGGCTATGCCCAGCAATAACCACCGCTAAACCACGGGCCCAAGTACCAGCCAAGCCGTTGGCCCGACTCAGGATTTTCAGAGGGAAAACGTAGCATCCCGGGTTGCCATTGCGGGCTTCGGCCTGATATTTCCTCGCCCGTCGTAACCGTGCTGCCAGTGGGTATTCTCTGATGTTGAACGTCGTATCCAGCAAAGCGCGGGAGGAAG
This portion of the Bradyrhizobium diazoefficiens genome encodes:
- the pgeF gene encoding peptidoglycan editing factor PgeF, with translation MTLTSSLLSAVPGLRHSFFTREGGVSSGIYAALNGGLGSNDDQALVAENRRRMAEHVGVAADRFLSLHQIHSPDVRVADAPWPSGPRPKGDALVTKTPGMALGVSTADCGPVLFVDPHARVIGGAHAGWKGALTGVLESTILAMEKLGATRSGIIAAIGPLIRQDSYEVGNEFVARFIEADADNAVFFIPSVREGHAMFDLAGFIRKRLEAAGILMIDDLGLDTYADERFFSYRRSVHRKEPDYGRHIHAIALEG